Proteins from a genomic interval of Rhizoctonia solani chromosome 12, complete sequence:
- a CDS encoding RNA polymerase II transcriptional coactivator SUB1 yields the protein MPAKRTRKDESGEESSTEEAPVLKKKPASGTVTVPIPDKHTDAEGNTYFEISGKRRVTVRSFNGLKLVDVREMYTDKASGELKPGKKGISLSEEQASPSSTLSSPGLTNLSLWAFSRAIKTTRTVKTTTKTSSSKEPKESKPTSKSKPASKKKARKAESEEEEEEEKEKEEED from the exons ATGCCTGCCAAGCGCACTCGCAAAGACGAATCTGGAGAAGAGTCGAGCACTGAGGAGGCTCCAGTCCTCAAGAAAAAACCTGCTTCCGGTACTGTTACTGTCCCTATCCCAGATAAACACACCGATGCGGAAGGGAATACTTATTTCGAG ATAAGCGGGAAACGGCGCGTGACAGTTCGATCCTTCAATGGATTAAAGCTGGTAGATGTCCGTGAG ATGTACACGGACAAGGCTAGCGGAGAGTTGAAGCCTGGTAAGAAGGGAATCTCATTATCAGAAGAACAGGCAAGCCCGAGCAGCACGCTTTCATCACCAGGACTAACGAATCTTAGTTTATGGGCCTT CTCCAGAGCCATAAAAACCACTAGGACTGTTAAAACCACAACCAA AACCTCGTCCTCGAAAGAGCCCAAAGAATCCAAACCTACTTCGAAATCCAAGCCTGCGTCCAAGAAGAAGGCTCGCAAAGCGGAAagcgaagaggaagaggaagaggaaaaggaaaaggaagaagaagactGA
- a CDS encoding TCP-1/cpn60 chaperonin family (T-complex protein 1): MQRGLPMQPTVILLKEGTDTSQGKGQLLSNISACLAVADTLSSTLGPRGMDKLIVSDRGEAEITNDGATILKLLDIVHPAAKTLVDIARAQDAEVGDGTTSVVLLAAQILKESRSYIEEGVSPHIIIKGLRKAAQLAIDRIKEVQIVIDKSDPAKYDDLLIKCASTSMSSKLIHSQKPFFSRMVVDAVKCLDQNDLDESLIGVKKVPGGGLQDSLLVRGVAFKKTFTYAGAEQQPKMFANPKIVCLNVELELKAEKDNAEVRVEAVSDYQAIVDAEWQIIYDKLDRIHKTGAQVVLSKLPIGDLATQWFADRGVFCAGRVPADDLRRVTQAVGGTVQSTTSDILPENLGTCGKFEEKQIGGERYNIFEECPKAKTCTLVLRGGAEQFIEEVERSLHDAIMVVRRAVKNSEIVAGGGAIEMELSAYIRDVSRSLPNKHQLILAAFARALEIIPRQICENAGLDSTDVLNKLRMRHATGRNSKDHPQLNENLWAGVDVDSDEGVRDNLAGFVWEPSLIKINAIGSACEAACLILSVDETVKNPQSEQPNPGPRAPPGAAQRALRPRGRGAGRR, from the exons ATGCAGCGAGGCCTACCTATG CAACCGACTGTAATCCTTCTCAAAGAAGGTACAGACACGTCTCAGGGCAAAGGTCAATTGCTCTCCAATATCTCTGCATGTCTGGCAGTGGCCGACACGCTCTCTTCTACTCTGGGGCCTCGTGGAATGGACAAGCTGATTGTATCTGACCGAGGAGAGGCTGAAATTACTAACGACGGAGCGACTATTCTCAAATTGCTGGACATCGTACACCCGGCTGCTAAAACTCTCGTTGACATTGCACGCGCCCAGGATGCCGAAGTTGGTGATGGAACTACTAGTGTCGTACTCTTAGCTGCTCAGATCCTCAAAGAGTCGCGTTCATATATTGAAGAGGGAGTGAGCCCACATATTATTATCAAGGGTTTGCGCAAAGCAGCACAATTG GCTATCGATCgtatcaaggaagtccaaatCGTGATAGATAAATCGGACCCAGC TAAATACGACGACCTCCTCATCAAATGTGCATCAACCTCTATGTCTTCTAAACTTATTCACTCCCAAAAACCGTTCTTCTCTCGAATGGTTGTCGATGCTGTCAAATGCTTGGACCAAAACGACCTTGATGAGAGTCTTATTGGTGTCAAAAAAGTCCCTGGCGGTGGTCTCCAAGATTCTCTCCTCGTTCGCGGCGTAGCTTTCAAAAAGACCTTTACCTATGCTGGCGCCGAACAGCAGCCAAAGATGTTCGCGAACCCCAAGATTGTTTGCCTTAATGTCGAACTCGAGCTTAAAGCTGAAAAGGACAATGCGGAAGTCCGGGTCGAAGCAGTATCGGATTATCAAGCCATCGTCGACGCCGAATGGCAAATTATCTACGACAAACTGGACCGGATCCACAAGACAGGAGCCCAGGTCGTTTTGTCTAAGCTTCCCATCGGAGACTTGGCGACTCAGTGGTTTGCGGATCGCGGAGTTTTCTGCGCGGGCCGTGTCCCTGCCGATGATCTCCGTCGCGTTACCCAGGCTGTTGGCGGCACAGTACAGAGCACCACTTCTGATATCCTTCCTGAAAACCTCGGGACTTGCGGAAAGTTTGAGGAGAAGCAAATTGGGGGAGAGCGCTACAACATTTTCGAAGAGTGTCCCAAGGCCAAAACATGCACGCTAGTCCTTCGTGGTGGTGCAGAGCAATTTATCGAGGAAGTTGAACGTAGTCTGCACGATGCAATTATGGTTGTCCGCCGTGCTGTCAAAAACAGTGAAATTgtcgctggtggaggcgctATAGAG ATGGAACTGTCTGCGTACATCCGAGACGTATCCCGATCCCTACCCAATAAGCATCAGCTCATCCTTGCTGCTTTCGCACGCGCTCTCGAAATTATTCCGAGGCAAATATGTGAAAACGCTGGCCTCGACTCCACCGACGTATTGAACAAGCTACGCATGCGCCATGCAACCGGACGTAATTCCAAGGATCATCCTCAACTAAATGAGAATTTATGGGCTGGTGTTGATGTTGATAGCGACGAGGGCGTACGAGACAACCTGGCTGGATTCGTTTGGGAGCCTTCGTTGATCAAAATCAATGCGATTGGTAGTGCATGCGAGGCAGCATGTTTGATCCTTAGTGTTGATGAGACTGTTAAGAATCCTCAGAGTGAACAA CCAAATCCTGGACCAAGGGCCCCACCAGGCGCAGCTCAGCGCGCGCTCCGTCCCCGTGGGCGGGGAGCGGGTCGTAGATGA
- a CDS encoding ATP(GTP)-binding protein Fet5 codes for MPFGEIIIGSPGSGKSTYAFGKQQLLTALQRPIAVVNLDPANDHVPYKCDIDIASLISLQDAMDEHGLGPNGGMLYCMEYLEANFDWLEEQLQSQNLLNGDSYVVFDVPGQVELSSDHGSLKSIVGKLEKLGFRLAAVHLCDAYYVTDAAKYVSVLLLSLRTMLHMGLPHVNVLSKLDLLSRYGELDFNLDFYTEVQDLSYLQNVLSSSHPRFSALNEAICGLVEDFSLVAFETLAVEDKQSMLHLTRTIDRILGYVFVQAPQTDGNAPQGHTGEMGRSREEYDAWESREWRKEGEEATRREGQNK; via the exons ATGCCGTTCGGGGAAATCATCATCGGCTCACCAGGGAGCGGGAAATCGACATACGCGTTCGGGAAGCAGCAG CTCTTGACAGCTCTCCAACGCCCAATCGCGGTTGTAAACCTCGACCCAGCCAACGATCACGTACCCTACAAATGTGACATAGACATTGCATCCCTCATCTCTCTCCAAGACGCCATGGATGAACATGGGCTGGGTCCTAACGGCGGGATGCTCTACTGCATGGAATACCTTGAGGCCAATTTTGACTGGCTTGAAGAGCAACTCCAATCTCAGAATCTGTTAAACGGGGACTCATACGTCGTGTTTGACGTTCCCGGACAAGTCGAGCTGAGCTCTGATCATGGGAGTTTGAAGAGCATCGTCGGAAAATTGGAGAAACTTGGGTTTCGG CTAGCTGCTGTACATTTATGCGATGCGTACTATGTCACAGATGCTGCAAAATATGTTTCGGTGTTGTTGCTTTCGTTGAGGACGATGTTGCACATGGGACTACCTCATGTGAATGTTCTTTCCAAGTTGGACTTATTGTCGAGATATGGGGAATTGG ACTTTAATCTCGACTTTTATACCGAAGTTCAAGATCTATCGTACCTTCAGAACGTTCTATCCTCATCCCATCCTCGATTCTCGGCTCTGAACGAAGCAATATGTGGACTAGTCGAAGACTTCAGTCTGGTTGCCTTTGAAACACTGGCAGTCGAA GATAAGCAATCCATGTTACATCTTACGCGAACTATCGATCGAATCCTTGGCTATGTATTTGTTCAAGCACCTCAAACCGATGGAAATGCGCCTCAAG GGCATACAGGAGAG ATGGGTAGAAGCCGAGAAGAGTATGATGCGTGGGAGTCAAGGGAGTGGCGAAAGGAGGGAGAGGAGGCCACCCGACGCGAAGGTCAAAATAAATAG